CGCCGGCATCCAGGGCGCCAAGAAGTGCGCCGAGCTGCTGCCCCTCGCGCATGTGATCGGCGTGCACGGCGCCACGGTGGATCTCACGATCGACGACGACGGCGTCGCCATCGAGGCCACGGTCCGCACGGCCGATCGCACGGGCGTCGAGATGGAGGCGCTCACGGCCGTGAGCGTCGCCGGGCTCGCGATCGTCGACATGATCAAGGGCATCGACCGCTCGGCCCTCATGACCGACATGCGCATCGTGGCCA
This genomic interval from Microbacterium sediminis contains the following:
- the moaC gene encoding cyclic pyranopterin monophosphate synthase MoaC translates to MTFTHLDAAGHARMVDVTEKQPTVRAATARGRVRCAPETVAALRDGAVPKGDVLAVARIAGIQGAKKCAELLPLAHVIGVHGATVDLTIDDDGVAIEATVRTADRTGVEMEALTAVSVAGLAIVDMIKGIDRSALMTDMRIVAKEGGRSGSWTRPGE